TATCAATGGTGATCTGCCTCGCTCCGGCATCAAAACAATTTTCAACCAGCTCTTTAACCACAGAAGAAGGTCTTTCGACTACTTCACCTGCAGCAATTTGATTAACCAGTTGAATGGGGAGTGAATGAATACGCATAGACAGTTACTATAAATTATTTATCTGAAAATCTATAGTATTATTGATTTGGTAGTGGGTGAAATCTGTAATCATATGTAAATATCAAGTCCAAACTCAACTTTATTGATTAATAATCCGATGACCCTATCATGCATCAATTCCAGCTTCAAAAAGCAAATTGTTTTGCGTACCAGACGTTTAATCCACGTCCTAAAGTTTAGATTTTTACGTTCTATTTTTTGGGTATTGCGCTTACCAATTTCATGCTTATCGGCATCAATATGGCGTTCATAGGCACCCCAATCATCTGTGTAGTACCGCTTGATGCCAAATGGTTCAAGTAACGCTTTGAGTTTTTGAAAAACCACATCCTTACACTTGCCGAACATATAGGCAAGCACGGTGTTGGTAGCGTGGTCAACAGCGTGCCAGAGCCAACGTTGGTTGGATTTATTACCGACATAAGACCACTGTTCGTCG
Above is a window of Methylobacter sp. S3L5C DNA encoding:
- a CDS encoding IS1 family transposase, with protein sequence MTCYQQVTCRQCNSNHISSAGYNAHGEQRYRCREPDCPTKTFMLKYRYRACEPGIKKRVIDMAINGSGIRDTGRVLKIDKNTVINTLRNKAVSLVQVNPKIFELSASGELNVRLEDAGCEAELDEQWSYVGNKSNQRWLWHAVDHATNTVLAYMFGKCKDVVFQKLKALLEPFGIKRYYTDDWGAYERHIDADKHEIGKRNTQKIERKNLNFRTWIKRLVRKTICFLKLELMHDRVIGLLINKVEFGLDIYI